The following coding sequences lie in one Aquabacterium olei genomic window:
- a CDS encoding LuxR C-terminal-related transcriptional regulator: MEVLRPPHYLLVDDHSLIREGMMQAIRALEPKARFSQANSLQATLERLAHGPDADPIDVVLLDLGLPDSRGTATLQAVRQAAPTQRIGIITGQNDVQVALECIHHGASCFIPKLAEIDGFTMALRALVEGRLHFPSELLSPADQPESADEATPAQSVRLTPRQKDVLTWILKGCTNQAIADALGISAETVKLHVSAIFRAYGVHSRTQLVLLCSRQAPAAWAPPPPEEASQEGRRESLA; this comes from the coding sequence ATGGAAGTTCTGCGTCCGCCCCACTACCTGCTGGTCGATGACCACAGCCTGATCCGAGAAGGGATGATGCAGGCCATCCGCGCCCTCGAACCGAAAGCGCGCTTCTCGCAGGCCAACTCGCTGCAGGCCACGCTCGAGCGGCTGGCCCACGGGCCGGATGCCGACCCGATCGACGTCGTGTTGCTCGACCTCGGTCTGCCCGACAGCCGCGGCACCGCCACCTTGCAGGCCGTGCGCCAGGCGGCGCCCACCCAGCGCATCGGCATCATCACCGGGCAGAACGACGTGCAGGTGGCGCTGGAGTGCATCCACCACGGCGCGTCGTGCTTCATTCCCAAACTGGCCGAGATCGACGGCTTCACCATGGCCCTGCGGGCGCTGGTCGAGGGGCGGCTGCACTTCCCGTCGGAGCTGCTGTCGCCCGCCGACCAGCCCGAATCCGCCGATGAGGCGACGCCGGCGCAGAGCGTGCGCCTGACCCCGCGCCAGAAGGACGTGCTGACCTGGATCCTCAAGGGCTGCACCAACCAGGCCATTGCCGATGCACTCGGCATCAGCGCCGAGACCGTGAAGCTGCACGTGAGCGCCATCTTCCGCGCGTATGGGGTGCACAGCCGCACGCAACTCGTGTTGCTGTGCTCGCGGCAGGCCCCCGCGGCCTGGGCCCCACCTCCGCCGGAAGAAGCGAGCCAGGAAGGACGCCGGGAAAGCCTGGCGTGA
- a CDS encoding NAD(P)-dependent oxidoreductase gives MSAAAPKTYDPTPSRRVAFLGLGTMGAPMAAHLAAAGHTVTVYNRTTAKADAWVADHGGRAAATPQQAAEGADIVFSCVGNDGDLRQVTVGPDGAFHGMAPGALFVDHTTTSAEVARELAVAAQARGLAFIDAPVSGGNLGAINGVLTVMCGGAPEAFARAEPVIRAFARAVTLMGDSGAGQLTKMVNQICIGGLLQGLSEALAFGQKAGLDMAQVIGVISQGAAGSWQLANRGPTMAQDQFDFGFAVDWMRKDFGLVLDEARRLGARLPVTALVDQFYADLQAQGGGRLDTSSLIRRLR, from the coding sequence ATGAGCGCCGCTGCCCCCAAGACCTACGACCCCACCCCGAGCCGCCGCGTGGCCTTTCTGGGCCTGGGCACGATGGGCGCGCCCATGGCCGCCCACCTGGCTGCTGCCGGCCACACGGTGACGGTCTACAACCGCACCACCGCCAAGGCCGACGCCTGGGTGGCGGACCATGGCGGCCGCGCAGCCGCCACGCCGCAACAAGCGGCCGAGGGCGCCGACATCGTCTTCAGCTGTGTCGGCAACGACGGTGACCTTCGTCAGGTCACCGTGGGCCCCGATGGCGCCTTTCACGGCATGGCGCCGGGCGCGCTTTTCGTCGACCACACCACCACCTCGGCCGAGGTCGCGCGCGAGCTGGCCGTGGCGGCGCAGGCGCGCGGGCTGGCCTTCATCGACGCCCCCGTCTCCGGCGGCAACCTGGGCGCGATCAATGGCGTGCTCACGGTGATGTGCGGGGGGGCACCCGAGGCCTTTGCCCGCGCCGAGCCCGTCATCCGCGCCTTTGCCCGTGCCGTCACCCTGATGGGCGACAGCGGTGCCGGCCAGCTCACCAAGATGGTCAACCAGATCTGCATCGGCGGTCTGCTGCAGGGGCTGTCCGAGGCGCTGGCCTTCGGGCAGAAAGCCGGGCTCGACATGGCCCAGGTCATCGGCGTGATCTCACAGGGCGCGGCCGGCAGCTGGCAGCTCGCCAACCGCGGGCCGACCATGGCGCAGGATCAGTTCGATTTCGGCTTTGCCGTCGACTGGATGCGCAAGGATTTCGGCCTGGTGCTCGACGAGGCCCGCCGGTTGGGTGCACGCCTGCCCGTCACGGCCCTGGTCGACCAGTTCTACGCCGATCTGCAGGCGCAGGGCGGTGGGCGCCTGGACACCTCCAGCCTCATCCGTCGGCTGCGCTGA
- a CDS encoding ATP-binding response regulator, with product MNRADRGMRGISPMQTRVDLQMLQDAWRTTPHTILGQALSLMALLWLIRGWPLPAWQWVLPTLGLLGVWGVVIAMTRHFRRFGIPASGYQRWRRSLLGWHLSQGTLWGLFAVALLGVADNDWQLALVAASLVYAYTVMLVSVHDWGVAVAGSTPLLTLAGVRLLVDGQPSSSFLALVMGVSMVTSLAVTRQISRRLREGTLLRNENADLVLQLREEVNNVTREKARAEIADRQKGEFFASASHDLRQPLHVLMLLSSALRPHVPAAEGHGLLDRMQTALGSLSTMFERMFDVARIDAQRIDYRAQACALSALWRRLDSEFAVVCAHQGLQWQLDPTEAWVQADPHVLERILRNLLNNAVRYTERGTVRLRARARGPWIVCQVWDTGTGIAREHRHRIFEDYFQAHNDGRRSSEGLGLGLAVVRRLSLLGPTPVSLRSRPGQGSCFSVRLPRLVPAAVPPQQAETRAARRPSTRAGKPAAPAASPLAPPGVILLIEDDPDVREGTAMLLHQHGWRTAAGSTPDGAIAALVALQAEGRMPEGSMPSAVVSDHRLGLSINGLQAIAQLRYEFGEALPAFLLTGEATPGLAGAARAAQVHLLHKPLQADRLLRLLAEATGAPERPDAA from the coding sequence GTGAACCGCGCAGACCGCGGCATGCGCGGCATCAGCCCCATGCAGACCCGCGTCGACCTGCAGATGCTGCAGGACGCGTGGCGCACCACCCCGCACACCATTCTTGGCCAGGCGCTGTCGCTGATGGCGCTGCTGTGGCTGATCCGCGGCTGGCCGCTGCCGGCGTGGCAATGGGTGCTTCCCACGCTCGGCCTGCTGGGCGTCTGGGGTGTCGTGATCGCGATGACCCGGCACTTCCGGCGCTTCGGCATCCCGGCCTCGGGCTACCAGCGCTGGCGCCGCAGCCTGCTGGGGTGGCACCTCTCGCAGGGCACGCTGTGGGGGCTGTTCGCAGTGGCGCTGCTGGGGGTGGCCGACAACGACTGGCAGCTCGCGCTGGTGGCGGCCTCGCTGGTGTACGCCTACACGGTGATGCTGGTGAGCGTGCACGACTGGGGCGTGGCGGTGGCCGGCAGCACGCCGCTCTTGACGCTGGCCGGCGTGCGCCTGCTGGTGGACGGTCAGCCCAGTTCGTCGTTCCTGGCGCTGGTGATGGGGGTCTCCATGGTGACCAGTCTGGCCGTGACGCGGCAGATCAGCCGACGGCTGCGTGAGGGCACCCTGCTGCGCAACGAAAACGCCGACCTGGTGTTGCAATTGCGCGAAGAGGTCAACAACGTGACGCGGGAGAAGGCCCGCGCCGAGATCGCCGACCGGCAGAAGGGCGAGTTCTTTGCCTCGGCCAGCCACGACCTGCGCCAGCCCCTGCACGTGCTGATGCTGCTGAGCAGTGCGCTGCGCCCCCACGTTCCTGCGGCCGAAGGGCACGGCCTGCTCGACCGCATGCAGACGGCGCTGGGCTCGCTGAGCACGATGTTCGAGCGCATGTTCGACGTGGCCCGCATCGACGCGCAGCGCATCGACTACCGCGCCCAGGCCTGTGCCCTGTCCGCACTGTGGCGACGGCTGGACAGCGAGTTCGCGGTGGTGTGCGCCCATCAGGGGCTGCAGTGGCAACTCGACCCCACCGAGGCCTGGGTGCAGGCCGACCCGCATGTGCTGGAGCGCATCCTGCGCAACCTGTTGAACAACGCAGTGCGCTACACCGAGCGGGGCACCGTGCGCCTGCGTGCCCGGGCGCGCGGGCCGTGGATCGTCTGCCAGGTGTGGGACACGGGCACCGGCATCGCGCGGGAGCATCGCCACCGCATCTTCGAAGACTACTTCCAGGCACACAACGACGGCCGGCGCAGCAGCGAAGGCCTGGGGCTTGGGCTGGCCGTGGTGCGCCGCCTGAGCCTGCTCGGCCCCACACCGGTGAGCCTGCGCTCGCGCCCGGGCCAGGGTTCCTGCTTCAGCGTGCGCCTGCCTCGGCTGGTGCCCGCAGCCGTGCCCCCGCAACAGGCCGAGACCCGTGCAGCCCGCCGGCCCTCGACGCGCGCCGGCAAGCCTGCTGCCCCGGCTGCGTCACCCCTCGCCCCACCCGGCGTGATCCTGCTGATCGAGGACGACCCCGATGTGCGCGAGGGCACGGCCATGCTGCTGCACCAGCACGGCTGGCGCACGGCGGCCGGCTCGACACCGGATGGCGCCATCGCGGCGCTGGTGGCCTTGCAGGCCGAAGGCCGCATGCCCGAGGGCAGCATGCCGTCGGCGGTGGTGAGTGACCATCGGCTGGGGCTGTCGATCAACGGCCTGCAGGCGATTGCGCAGTTGCGCTACGAGTTCGGCGAGGCCCTGCCGGCCTTTCTGCTCACCGGGGAAGCCACGCCCGGGCTGGCCGGGGCGGCACGCGCCGCCCAGGTGCACCTGCTGCACAAACCCCTGCAGGCCGACCGCCTGCTGCGCCTGCTGGCCGAGGCCACCGGCGCGCCCGAGCGGCCGGATGCGGCATGA
- the rsmI gene encoding 16S rRNA (cytidine(1402)-2'-O)-methyltransferase — translation MTFDANMLLQAARHVAAGQQYPKGALYLVPTPIGNLADISLRAVHVLDLVDAVACEDTRVSGQLLRHLGIDKPLMAVHQHNEVGAAQRVLALLQDGQRVAYVSDAGTPAVSDPGAHLVAAVQAAGLPVVPLAGPSAVTTALSAAGDVHAQGFRFLGFLPAKGAARQTALREALSSQASLVLFEAPHRIADLAADLGAVCPAGTITLCRELSKQFEEIATLPVGGLAAWLDAGPHRQRGEFVLVVHASGAAPDDAELSPAARALLAELVCHMPVKKAAGLVADLTGLPRKALYDAAQRCRNEADAQPD, via the coding sequence GTGACCTTCGATGCCAACATGCTGCTCCAGGCAGCCCGCCACGTGGCCGCCGGCCAGCAGTATCCCAAAGGCGCGCTTTACCTGGTGCCCACGCCCATCGGCAACCTGGCCGACATCAGCCTGCGCGCCGTGCATGTGCTCGATCTGGTCGATGCCGTCGCCTGCGAAGACACGCGTGTCTCCGGCCAGCTGTTGCGTCACCTGGGCATTGACAAACCGCTGATGGCCGTGCACCAGCACAACGAGGTCGGCGCGGCCCAGCGCGTCCTGGCCCTGCTGCAGGACGGCCAGCGCGTGGCCTACGTCAGCGACGCGGGCACGCCGGCCGTTTCCGATCCCGGCGCGCACCTCGTCGCCGCTGTGCAGGCCGCCGGCCTGCCGGTCGTGCCCCTGGCCGGGCCCAGTGCCGTCACCACGGCGCTCAGTGCCGCCGGCGACGTCCATGCCCAGGGCTTCCGTTTTCTCGGCTTTCTGCCCGCCAAAGGCGCGGCCCGCCAGACGGCCCTGCGCGAGGCGCTGTCGTCACAAGCCAGCCTCGTTCTGTTCGAGGCACCCCACCGCATCGCCGACCTGGCTGCCGACCTGGGTGCCGTGTGCCCGGCTGGCACCATCACGCTGTGCCGCGAACTGAGCAAGCAGTTCGAAGAGATCGCCACCCTGCCTGTCGGGGGCCTGGCCGCCTGGCTGGATGCGGGCCCGCACCGCCAGCGTGGTGAGTTCGTGCTCGTCGTCCACGCCTCTGGCGCGGCGCCCGACGACGCCGAGCTGTCCCCGGCGGCGCGGGCGCTGCTTGCCGAACTGGTCTGCCACATGCCGGTGAAGAAGGCCGCTGGCCTGGTGGCCGACCTGACTGGCCTGCCGCGCAAGGCGCTGTACGACGCGGCCCAGCGTTGCCGCAACGAAGCCGACGCGCAGCCCGACTGA
- a CDS encoding Crp/Fnr family transcriptional regulator, producing MKRLLDRFVSGATGGARTTSADAAEADDEGFFATQFMERPESVRGSSAWSARALAVGAQPLDPEAGLSLLMRAWGQDALMAALGEEGQRKLLPHLQFVKVPAGRELIVQGERGDYALIVLDGVVAVDRVPPAGGRVRLAEAREGEVIGEMSLLDASARFASCLTLSACALAVLTSEALDELAIEEPRLGMALMTCTARRLSLRMRQLGARLGALLDASRAGPHPV from the coding sequence ATGAAACGCCTGCTGGACCGTTTTGTCAGTGGCGCAACCGGGGGCGCACGCACCACCTCGGCCGATGCGGCCGAGGCCGACGACGAGGGCTTCTTCGCCACCCAGTTCATGGAGCGGCCCGAGTCCGTGCGGGGCAGTTCCGCCTGGTCGGCGCGCGCGCTGGCCGTGGGCGCGCAGCCGCTGGACCCGGAAGCCGGCCTGTCCCTGCTGATGCGCGCCTGGGGCCAGGACGCCCTGATGGCCGCACTCGGCGAGGAGGGGCAGCGCAAGCTCCTGCCGCATCTGCAGTTCGTGAAGGTGCCCGCAGGCCGGGAGCTGATCGTGCAGGGCGAGCGCGGCGACTACGCGCTCATCGTGCTCGACGGCGTGGTCGCCGTGGACCGCGTGCCCCCCGCGGGTGGCCGCGTGCGCCTGGCCGAGGCCCGCGAAGGCGAGGTGATCGGCGAGATGTCGCTGCTCGACGCCAGCGCCCGCTTTGCCTCCTGCCTCACACTCAGCGCCTGCGCGCTGGCGGTGCTCACCAGCGAGGCGCTGGACGAGCTGGCCATCGAGGAACCCCGCCTCGGCATGGCCCTGATGACCTGCACCGCGCGCCGTTTGTCGCTGCGCATGCGCCAGCTCGGCGCACGGCTGGGCGCGCTGCTGGACGCCAGCCGCGCCGGCCCCCACCCCGTTTGA
- a CDS encoding YggS family pyridoxal phosphate-dependent enzyme, whose translation MSTIANNLQSVRNRIQQACSLAGRPPESVTLLAVSKTFPAVTVREAFDAGQRRFGENYVQEALVKIAELADLRSQIEWHMIGPLQSNKTRVVAESFDWVHTVDRLKVAQRLSEQRPEGLPPLQVCIQVNTSGEASKSGIAPEEAESLARAVAALPRLTLRGVMALPAPSEDPAVQHAELARVRSVFEHLKAQGLPVDTLSMGMSGDLAAAIGEGSTLVRVGTALFGRR comes from the coding sequence ATGTCGACGATCGCAAACAACCTGCAAAGCGTGAGAAACCGGATACAACAAGCCTGTTCTCTCGCTGGGCGCCCACCCGAGAGTGTCACCTTGCTGGCCGTCAGCAAGACGTTTCCAGCTGTAACGGTGCGAGAAGCATTTGACGCAGGACAGCGTCGGTTTGGCGAAAACTACGTGCAGGAGGCCCTCGTCAAGATCGCGGAGCTGGCCGACCTGCGCAGCCAGATCGAATGGCACATGATCGGGCCGCTGCAGAGCAACAAGACGCGCGTGGTGGCCGAATCGTTCGACTGGGTGCACACGGTCGACCGGCTGAAGGTCGCGCAGCGCCTGTCGGAGCAACGCCCTGAAGGGCTGCCCCCCCTGCAGGTCTGCATCCAGGTCAATACCAGCGGCGAAGCCAGCAAGAGCGGCATTGCGCCCGAAGAGGCTGAAAGCCTGGCCCGCGCGGTGGCCGCCCTGCCCCGCCTCACGCTGCGCGGCGTGATGGCGCTGCCCGCGCCCAGCGAGGACCCCGCCGTGCAGCACGCGGAACTGGCCCGCGTGCGTAGCGTGTTCGAGCACCTGAAGGCTCAGGGTCTTCCCGTGGACACGCTTTCGATGGGAATGAGCGGCGACCTGGCGGCCGCAATCGGCGAGGGCTCCACCCTGGTCAGGGTGGGCACAGCCCTATTCGGCCGACGCTGA
- a CDS encoding PilT/PilU family type 4a pilus ATPase, whose protein sequence is MERDQASKFINDLLKLMVARGGSDLFLTSDFPPAIKVDGKVTKVSPQALTSQHTVSLARAIMNDKQAAEFERTKECNFAISPGGIGRFRVNAFIQQGNVGLVLRTIPQNLPTVDGMGLPQILKEVVLTKRGLVILVGGTGSGKSTTLAAMVDHRNENTHGHIITLEDPVEFVHPHKNCIITQREIGIDTDGWEMALKNTLRQAPDVILMGEIRDRETMEHAVQFAETGHLCMATLHANSANQALDRIINFFPEERRPQLLMDLSLNLKALVSQRLLPRQEGKGRVAAVEILLNTPLIGDLIFKGEVGEIKEIMKKSRELGMQTFDQALYDLYESNYVTYEDALRNADSVNDLRLQIKLNSTRARTSDLAAGTEHLKIV, encoded by the coding sequence ATGGAACGCGATCAGGCCTCCAAATTCATCAACGACCTGCTGAAGCTCATGGTCGCCCGGGGGGGCTCCGACCTGTTCCTCACGTCGGACTTCCCGCCCGCCATCAAGGTCGACGGCAAGGTCACCAAGGTCTCGCCGCAGGCCCTCACGTCGCAGCACACCGTGTCGCTGGCCCGCGCGATCATGAACGACAAGCAGGCGGCCGAGTTCGAGCGCACAAAGGAGTGCAACTTCGCGATCTCGCCCGGCGGCATCGGCCGCTTCCGCGTCAATGCCTTCATCCAGCAGGGCAATGTGGGCCTGGTGCTGCGGACCATCCCGCAGAACCTGCCCACCGTCGACGGCATGGGCCTGCCCCAGATCCTCAAGGAGGTCGTGCTGACCAAGCGCGGACTGGTGATCCTGGTGGGTGGCACGGGCTCTGGCAAGTCGACCACGCTGGCGGCCATGGTCGACCATCGCAACGAGAACACGCACGGCCACATCATCACGCTGGAAGACCCGGTGGAGTTCGTGCACCCGCACAAGAACTGCATCATCACCCAGCGTGAGATCGGCATCGACACCGACGGCTGGGAGATGGCGCTGAAGAACACCCTGCGCCAGGCGCCCGATGTGATCCTGATGGGCGAAATCCGCGACCGCGAGACCATGGAGCACGCCGTGCAGTTTGCCGAAACCGGCCACCTGTGCATGGCCACGCTGCACGCCAACAGCGCCAATCAGGCGCTGGACCGCATCATCAACTTCTTCCCCGAAGAGCGCCGGCCGCAGCTGCTGATGGACCTGTCGCTCAACCTGAAGGCACTGGTCTCGCAACGCCTGCTGCCGCGTCAGGAAGGCAAGGGCCGCGTGGCCGCGGTCGAGATCCTGCTCAACACGCCGCTGATCGGCGACCTCATCTTCAAGGGCGAGGTGGGCGAGATCAAGGAGATCATGAAGAAGTCGCGCGAGCTGGGCATGCAGACCTTCGACCAGGCGCTGTACGACCTCTACGAGAGCAACTACGTGACCTACGAAGATGCGCTGCGCAACGCCGACTCGGTCAACGACCTGCGCCTGCAGATCAAGCTCAACAGCACCCGCGCGCGCACCAGCGACCTGGCCGCCGGCACCGAACACCTGAAGATTGTCTGA
- the proC gene encoding pyrroline-5-carboxylate reductase — translation MSTSTIDIAFIGGGNMATAIIGGLLRQGRAAQRILVIDPVAEQRQRLHDTLGVQTAAAADATVSQAATIVWAVKPQQFKDAASTSAPLTHGALHYSVMAGLRTDDMARLLGTPRIVRAMPNTPALVGQGMTGLFARPEVNAAERAAVQAMVEPTGQHLWVDREADLDAVTALSGSGPAYVFYFIEAMMAAAQDMGLSAEQGRLLAQATFAGATALATQSPDSPAVLRERVTSKGGTTYAALTHLEAAGVKAAFVAAMRAAQQRAGELGDEFGR, via the coding sequence ATGAGCACCTCCACCATCGACATTGCCTTCATCGGCGGCGGCAACATGGCCACCGCCATCATCGGCGGCCTGCTGCGCCAGGGCCGCGCCGCCCAGCGCATCCTCGTGATCGATCCCGTGGCCGAGCAACGCCAGCGTCTGCACGACACCCTCGGCGTGCAGACGGCCGCTGCCGCGGACGCCACCGTGAGCCAGGCGGCCACCATCGTGTGGGCCGTCAAGCCGCAGCAGTTCAAGGACGCGGCCAGCACCAGCGCCCCGCTGACGCACGGCGCGCTGCACTACAGCGTGATGGCCGGGCTGCGCACCGACGACATGGCACGCCTGCTGGGCACCCCGCGCATCGTGCGGGCCATGCCCAACACCCCGGCGCTGGTGGGCCAGGGCATGACCGGCCTGTTCGCCCGCCCCGAAGTCAACGCGGCCGAGCGCGCCGCCGTGCAGGCCATGGTGGAGCCGACCGGCCAGCACCTGTGGGTGGACCGCGAGGCCGACCTGGATGCCGTGACGGCACTGTCGGGCTCGGGCCCGGCCTACGTGTTCTATTTCATCGAGGCCATGATGGCGGCCGCGCAGGACATGGGCCTGAGTGCAGAGCAGGGTCGTCTGCTGGCCCAGGCCACGTTTGCGGGCGCCACGGCCCTGGCCACCCAGTCGCCGGACAGTCCGGCCGTGCTGCGCGAGCGGGTGACGTCCAAGGGCGGCACGACCTATGCGGCCCTGACGCACCTGGAGGCCGCTGGGGTGAAGGCGGCCTTCGTGGCCGCCATGCGCGCGGCCCAGCAACGCGCCGGCGAATTGGGCGACGAGTTCGGCCGCTGA
- a CDS encoding YraN family protein — protein MLASKVTTKSRGDEAEERALQHLLAQGLTLVERNYRVARGPGAPGAEVDLILRDRDGTLVFVEVRQRTGRDHGGAAASISRGKQRRCIRGAQTYLMGLRDWPPCRFDVVAIDGDDLTWIPAAFDAS, from the coding sequence ATGTTGGCATCGAAGGTCACGACAAAATCCCGGGGAGACGAGGCGGAGGAGCGCGCGCTGCAGCATCTGCTGGCGCAGGGGCTGACGCTGGTGGAGCGCAATTATCGGGTGGCGCGCGGCCCGGGTGCGCCTGGCGCCGAGGTGGATCTGATTCTGCGGGACCGCGACGGCACGCTGGTGTTCGTCGAGGTGCGACAGCGCACCGGGCGCGACCACGGCGGCGCGGCCGCCTCGATCAGCCGGGGCAAGCAGCGGCGCTGCATCCGGGGAGCCCAGACCTACCTGATGGGCCTGCGGGACTGGCCACCCTGCCGCTTCGACGTGGTGGCGATCGACGGCGACGATCTGACGTGGATTCCGGCGGCCTTCGACGCATCCTGA
- a CDS encoding type IV pilus twitching motility protein PilT, with translation MDITQLLAFSVKNKASDLHLSAGLPPMIRVHGDVRRINVDALDHKQVHDMVYDIMNDAQRKTYEETLECDFSFEIQGLARFRVNAFNQNRGAGAVFRTIPSKILTLEQLNAPKVFADLALRPRGLVLVTGPTGSGKSTTLAAMVNHLNETEYGHILTVEDPIEFVHDSKKCLINQREVGPHTMSFANALRSALREDPDAILVGEMRDLETIRLALTAAETGHLVFGTLHTSSAAKTIDRVVDVFPAAEKEMVRAMLSESLQAVISQTLCKTKDGSGRVAAHEIMIGTPAIRNLIRENKIAQMYSSIQTGNSMGMQTLDQNLTELVRRNVISPAEARAKAKIPENFPG, from the coding sequence ATGGATATCACCCAGCTCCTTGCGTTCTCCGTCAAGAACAAGGCATCCGACCTTCACCTGTCGGCAGGGTTGCCCCCCATGATCCGGGTCCACGGCGATGTGCGCCGCATCAACGTCGACGCGCTGGACCACAAGCAGGTCCACGACATGGTGTACGACATCATGAACGACGCCCAGCGCAAGACCTATGAAGAAACGCTGGAGTGCGACTTCTCGTTCGAGATCCAGGGGCTGGCGCGTTTCCGCGTCAACGCCTTCAACCAGAACCGCGGTGCCGGCGCCGTGTTCCGGACGATTCCGTCCAAGATCCTGACGCTCGAGCAGCTCAACGCACCCAAGGTGTTTGCCGACCTGGCCTTGAGGCCGCGCGGGCTGGTGCTCGTCACGGGGCCCACCGGCTCGGGCAAGTCGACCACGCTGGCGGCGATGGTGAACCACCTCAACGAGACCGAGTACGGCCACATCCTGACGGTCGAGGACCCGATCGAGTTCGTGCACGACTCCAAGAAGTGCCTGATCAACCAGCGCGAAGTCGGCCCGCACACCATGAGCTTTGCCAACGCGCTGCGCTCGGCCCTGCGCGAGGACCCGGATGCGATTCTGGTGGGTGAAATGCGCGACCTGGAAACCATCCGCCTCGCGCTGACCGCCGCGGAAACCGGCCACCTGGTGTTCGGCACGCTGCACACCTCGTCGGCCGCCAAGACCATCGACCGCGTGGTCGATGTCTTCCCCGCCGCCGAGAAGGAAATGGTGCGCGCCATGCTGTCCGAGTCGCTGCAGGCGGTGATCTCCCAGACGCTGTGCAAGACGAAGGACGGCTCGGGCCGGGTGGCCGCGCACGAAATCATGATCGGCACCCCCGCGATCCGCAACCTGATCCGCGAGAACAAGATCGCGCAGATGTACTCGTCGATCCAGACCGGCAACAGCATGGGCATGCAGACGCTGGATCAGAACCTGACCGAACTGGTGCGACGCAACGTCATCTCGCCCGCCGAGGCCCGCGCCAAGGCCAAGATTCCCGAGAACTTCCCCGGCTGA
- a CDS encoding BON domain-containing protein has protein sequence MNRTPITRSLRGTALALLAAASLSACAPLLVGTAVGGAFVAADRRTSGALLEDQSIELKAANRIRDTIGNQAHVNVTSYNRHVLLTGEVQDDHARESAARAASQVENVVNVMNELVVAPNSSLSARSNDVLIQGKVKATLIDARDLMANAFKVVVERGEVYLMGVVTEREANRAAELTATISGVRKVVKAFQVISEDELARRLPSPATNPNTGSNAGSAQPQ, from the coding sequence ATGAACCGCACCCCGATCACCCGCTCGCTGCGCGGGACCGCGCTGGCCCTGCTGGCCGCCGCCTCGCTGAGTGCCTGCGCCCCGCTGCTGGTGGGCACGGCCGTGGGCGGCGCCTTTGTCGCGGCAGACCGCCGCACGTCGGGCGCGCTGCTTGAAGACCAGTCGATCGAGTTGAAGGCGGCCAACCGCATCCGCGACACGATCGGCAACCAGGCCCATGTGAACGTCACTTCGTACAACCGCCACGTGCTGTTGACCGGCGAGGTGCAGGACGACCACGCCCGCGAATCGGCGGCCCGCGCGGCCAGCCAGGTCGAGAACGTGGTGAACGTGATGAACGAGCTGGTGGTGGCCCCCAACAGCAGCCTGTCGGCGCGTTCGAATGACGTGCTGATACAAGGCAAGGTGAAGGCCACGCTGATCGACGCCCGCGACCTGATGGCCAATGCCTTCAAGGTGGTGGTCGAGCGTGGCGAGGTCTACCTGATGGGTGTGGTGACCGAGCGCGAGGCCAACCGCGCTGCCGAGCTGACGGCCACGATCAGCGGTGTGCGCAAGGTCGTGAAAGCCTTCCAGGTCATCAGTGAAGACGAACTGGCGCGCCGCCTGCCTTCGCCGGCCACCAACCCCAACACCGGCAGCAACGCCGGCTCGGCTCAGCCGCAGTGA
- a CDS encoding SIS domain-containing protein has product MPDSHFQPAYLQQPLLETADWLYQSSERLAQQLNYAAQALMHTLTSGGTVLCAGEDEGAHLARRAAMLLVQGQGRERPPLAAVALTPSGSPQQPTLAQQVRALGHPGDVWLAFSLEREDPDLLAATDAARELDMTLVAFTGEAARTLGPMLRDTDVWVPLPGTRADTMFATAWLALSGLCAAVDNHLLGEEHP; this is encoded by the coding sequence ATGCCGGATTCCCATTTTCAGCCCGCCTATCTGCAGCAACCGCTGCTGGAGACCGCCGACTGGCTGTACCAGTCGTCCGAGCGACTGGCTCAACAACTGAACTACGCCGCGCAGGCGCTGATGCACACGCTGACCTCGGGCGGCACGGTGCTGTGCGCGGGTGAAGACGAAGGGGCCCACCTGGCGCGCCGTGCGGCCATGCTGCTGGTGCAGGGCCAGGGTCGCGAACGTCCGCCCCTGGCCGCGGTGGCGCTGACGCCTTCGGGCTCGCCGCAGCAACCGACGCTGGCGCAGCAGGTGCGTGCGCTGGGCCATCCGGGCGACGTGTGGCTCGCCTTCTCGCTGGAGCGCGAGGACCCCGATCTGCTGGCCGCCACGGACGCCGCGCGCGAGCTGGACATGACGCTCGTCGCCTTCACCGGCGAAGCGGCCCGCACGCTGGGCCCCATGCTGCGCGACACGGACGTGTGGGTGCCGCTGCCCGGCACGCGCGCCGACACCATGTTCGCGACCGCCTGGCTGGCCCTGAGCGGCCTGTGTGCCGCGGTCGACAACCACCTGCTTGGAGAGGAACACCCATGA